From the Sphingomonas brevis genome, the window AATTTCTTGATGTTGATCCGCAGCCGGTGAAGTTGGTGCTCATCCAGCTTGCCCGGCTGCGAGCCGCCGCGCTTTACCTTATTCCACGCGTCGTCGAGCCGACGCCGGGCGAACTTCGCAATAGGGCGTGACGCCCCGGTTTGCTGCCAATCCGCCGATGCGGTCCACTCGACCAGATCGACCAGCATGTCGCGCTTCTGCTGCGAATTTAGTGCTTCGACTACCTGGTCGTAGCTCTCCGAGCGTGCGGAACGAAGGACGCGTTGATCCCGCCAACCCAGTTCCTCGCCATGCTTGTCGAGATAGACGTCAAGGTTGCGGGCGACGCCGAACGGCTCAATGAATGCCCTGAGCTCGCATTTGAGCGGCTCCAGCGACCCCTCGCGGATTACCGGGCCAAACAAGGTGAAGGCAGTCCGGAGGCGCCGCATCGCCACGCGCGCCTGGTGCAGGGCCGCCGCATCCCGCTCGGCAATGATGAGCGCCTGGTTCAAGCGGAAGTGACGGACGCATTCCTGGACGGTCGCGACAAAGGCCTGGCCAATGCTCATCTCTTCGCAGATGGCCGGCTCGCGCGCCTTTTGTTCGTGATCAAGCGCGCGCTCGGCGAGCAGCAAGCCGCGCTCTTCTTTGCTGAGCACCCCGATTTCAAGCGGAATATCTTCGGCCAGCTGCTTGGCGAAGCCGAACAGTCCGGCTTGGGCCCCGTGACGGAGCTCCATCTCCAACTCCTGAAACTTCGCTGTCTCGTCGCCCGCTTCGACCATTCCCTCGTCGAGCACCACCTCGATCAGGCTGCCATCACGATCGATCAACCAGGTCGCCCGCTCAACCGTCGAACGAACCTGGGGTTCGAGCTTCCTGTCGAGCCGTTTGAGCTTACGCAGCGGGGTCGATTTGAGCGCTTTGGCATCGACCTCAAGGCTTTCGACCGGCACTTCCCATTCGGCGCGATCGAACAGCCCGGCCCCGCCACCCGTCGATTTGACGGTTTGAACATGCCCGCCGCCAGACTGGCGAACCCGCAGCGAATAGCCGGCCTTGCCTATTCGGCGCTTGCCGGTGTCGAAATAGACCGACGTCTGCGACTGGGTGGTTGGGGCCCGATCCGCAAGCAGAGGATGACGTCGAACCTTCCTCGCCGCCTGGCGATCCAGGTCGAACTTGAGCTCGGTTTCCCGATGATCCTTGGCTTTGGCCATCGCACCCGATTTACGCGTCGGCGCAACATGCAGCAAGTTGACCCCGCGGCCGCCCCTCAGTCGGCTTGCCGATAGCGACTTTTCCAGGGGAGAAAATGGTGGGCGTGGCAAGGATTGAACTTGCGACCCCTGCGATGTCAACACGAGCTGCCCACGCAAATCTGCGGTTTTCTGCGGTTCTTGGGCCGTCCAACGACGCGATTTGCCCAATCAAAGCGCGTTTTCACATTCGAGCCAGTTCACTTTGAACCAGTCGAACACTGTGTCTGCAAAATCACCAAAAAGCGCGTCGATCCGCTAGTTCTACTGAGAGCCGCCGGCCTTTGGCGCTTCATCCTTTTTGGCCATGTCCTTGCAGCAGGAGCAGCCCTCGCCCTTGGCCATCTTTTCGCAGCAGGCCATCTTCTTTTCGGCAGCTGGTGGAGCTGCCGGAGCGACGGCTGGTGTAGCCGGGGGCGTTTGTGAAGCGGCCAAGGCAATCGAGGCGATGATGAGACTCATGATTGGGCTCCCCTTTTCCTATCGGTGCCTCTGCGGGGCAGATTACGCTTCGATCGCCTGTGATGCCAATGCTTTCAAAGCGGTGAGATTGAAACTGCCATCGTCATGAGCGCTCTGCCACGACCTCATTCGTCCTTCTCCGCTCTGGGCCGTCTAGCAGCAACTTGGCGATGTGCCGGTGGCCCGCGCCTCTTGGATGGGTGGGCAGGGGACATCGGCGTAGGAGCAGAATACGCAGCAGTCGCCTTTGAGCGGCCGCAGAACAGCTCCACAGTGCCGACAGTCAAAAAAGAACTGACAGGCGTCGGTTGGCATCGTTTCAAGCGACTTCCCGCCGCACTGGGGACAGGTCAGGGTAGATTGAAGCTCAGTCATCTTGCGTTCGCTGGGGACATCAAGTCCCAGATTGCGACCATGATCATTAGAAGTAAGCCCGGATAGAGCAGCCATTCCGTCGGCATGCTGTAGATCGCCATAAGCAGTGCGGCGGCCAGAACAAGTAAGGGGCCGATGATGCCGAGACTCATTCGCACCCAGTTTCGATGGCGAAGACCGCTGATGATGTTTGCGGCCAAGCCAACGAGGGCGAATAGCGGCAGTATGTAACGGATTGAAACGCCCTCAAACTGGCTGAGAAAGCCTAGTCCGAACGCCGAAGCGAGACTGGCGAGGGCAGGGAAGCACGCCGTGCAGCTCATTGCTGCGATGATAGCGCCTATGGTGCCGGTGCTGCCTACAACGCGAGTGCCTTGGGTGGGCTTCTGTCTAAGCACAGTGTGTGGAATCGAAGGGTTGCTCATTTGCAGGAGCATAGAGGGCTAATGGCCGGTTTCTACCCAAAGCGGACATTGGTGAAGCGGAAAATATCGCTGCTTGACCCTGACATCGTGTCAAGGTGCAGATGATTCCACATGACGAGTCGCACGCATGAGGAGACAGTTGTGGCTGAGCACGCGCACTGCCACCACCATTCCAAAGTCGGACATGATCACGGAACGATCGTGACAGACCCGGTCTGCGGAATGAAAGTCGATAAGCGGACTGCAGCCCACCGTTGTCAGCTCGGCGGGACGGACTACTACTTTTGCAGCGCCGGTTGCCTCGACAAGTTCCAGGCGAACCCAAGCCGGTATCTAAATCCTGACGAGAATGATCCGATTGAGGTAGCGGCAGGCACTATTTGGACCTGCCCGATGCACCCCGAGATACGGCGTGATGGACCGGGACAGTGCCCCATCTGCGGGATGGCGTTAGAGCCACTTGAGCCGGCGCTTGACGAAGGGCCGAACCCCGAACTCATCGATATGAGCCGGCGATTCTGGATTAGCGCGGTCCTGTCCCTGCCCTTGGTCATCCTGACTTTTGGCGCCGAGCTCTTCGGCTGGGAGCCGCTGCCCATGCGGACCTCCATGTGGGTTCAACTCGCACTCGCGACGCCGGTCGTGCTTTGGGGCGGCTGGCCGTTCTTCGAGCGGTTCTGGGCATCTCTGCAGAGCCGCCACCTCAATATGTTCACTCTGATCGGCCTCGGCATCGGCGTGGCCTACGGATACAGTGTCATTGCGTCCCTGACGCCACAGATATTCCCCGCTTCGCTGCGAACGATGGGTGGCTTGGTGCCGGTCTATTTCGAGGCGGCGGCGGTCATCACCACGCTGGTCTTACTTGGACAGGTGCTTGAGCTTCGCGCCCGTTCGGCCACTGGCAAGGCCATCCGCGCTCTGCTCAGTCTCGCCCCAAAGGAGGCCCGCCGCGTCAAGGACGACGGGACTGAGGAGGATGTTCCTTTGGAGCATGTCCATGTTGGGGACCTGCTCCGCATCCGGCCGGGCGAAAAGGTGCCAGTCGATGGCATCGTCGTGGAGGGTCACAGCTCTGTCGATGAATCAATGATCAGCGGTGAGCCGGTGCCGGTGGAGAAGTTGCCAGGAGGCAAGTTGACCGGCGCGACGGTCAATGGGACGGGCAGCCTTCTGATGCGAGCTGAGCGCGTCGGCCGCGACACGATGCTGTCGCAGATCGTTCGCATGGTCGCCGACGCCCAGCGGTCGCGAGCGCCGATCCAAAAACTGGCCGACCAAGTGTCCGCGTGGTTCGTCCCCGGCGTCGTGCTTGTAGCAGTCATCGCGTTCGTCGCCTGGAGCCTGATCGGACCGGAACCTCGCCTTGCCCATGCGCTGGTCAACGCGATTGCCGTATTGATCATCGCCTGCCCCTGTGCGCTTGGCTTGGCGACACCGATGTCGATCATGGTCGGGACCGGCCGCGGTGCAAGCGTAGGCGTCCTTGTCAAGAATGCCGAGGCGCTGGAGCTGATGGAGCGGGTCGATACGCTGGTTGTGGACAAGACGGGCACTCTGACGCTGGGCAAGCCAAAACTAATCTCAGTCCGGCCAGCAAACGGTTTTCAGGAAGCGGATGTGCTTCGGCTCGCGGCGTCTCTTGAACGCGGCAGCGAGCACCCCCTTGCGGCTGCGATCGTTGAGGGCGCCGAAGAGCTTAATCTCGCGCCGCCATCAAGCAGTGAGTTCAAATCGCATACAGGCAAGGGCGTCACCGGCACCGTCGAAAACCGTGCGGTTGGCTTGGGCAACAAGTCACTGCTCGCAGACCTCGGCATCGACTCCGCTTCGCTGGAAGCCGAGGCAGATGAGCATCGCGCCGAAGGCCAGGGCGTCATGTTCGTGGCGATCGACGGCAAGCTGGCTGGTCTGCTGGTTGTCGCCGATCCGATCAAGGACAGCGCACCGGGAGCCGTAGCTGAGCTTCAACGCAATGGTGTCCATGTGGTCATGATGACCGGCGACAATCGCCGCACCGCCGAGGCAGTAGCGCGCCGAGTTGGCATCGAAGAAGTCATTGCTGATGTCCTTCCCAACCAAAAGCAGGCGAAGGTCGAGGAGTTACGCAAACAGAACCGGCGTGTTGCGATGGCCGGAGACGGCATCAATGACGCCCCGGCGCTTGCGGCGGCTGATGTCGGCATTGCCATGGGCACAGGCACCGATGTCGCGATGGAAAGCGCCCATGTCACACTGGTGAAGGGCGATCTCGTTGGGATCGTCCGCGCCAGGCACCTCAGTCGCGCAACGATGCGCAACATCCGCGAGAACCTTTTCTTCTCCTTCGTGTTCAACGCGGCTGGTGTGCCGATCGCGGCTGGGGTGCTCTATCCTTCGCTTGGCATCCTGTTGTCACCGATCATCGCTGGTGCGGCGATGGCATTCAGTTCGGTCGCAGTGATCGGCAACTCTCTCCGATTGAACCGGGTCCGCCTGGAGGTGCTATGACCCTCGATCGAAGTCAGGAGCGCACACGATCGGCGCTGACGACTCTGTCAGTGGTCGGAGCCGCCGTAGCTGGCGCCGGTGTAGGTTCGCTCTTGGGTGCGGGATTAAGACCCCTCGCATGGTGGATATTCGGGGTCGGACTCCTCGCTCATCTTGTCGGGATGGTAGGCAT encodes:
- a CDS encoding CYTH and CHAD domain-containing protein, which encodes MAKAKDHRETELKFDLDRQAARKVRRHPLLADRAPTTQSQTSVYFDTGKRRIGKAGYSLRVRQSGGGHVQTVKSTGGGAGLFDRAEWEVPVESLEVDAKALKSTPLRKLKRLDRKLEPQVRSTVERATWLIDRDGSLIEVVLDEGMVEAGDETAKFQELEMELRHGAQAGLFGFAKQLAEDIPLEIGVLSKEERGLLLAERALDHEQKAREPAICEEMSIGQAFVATVQECVRHFRLNQALIIAERDAAALHQARVAMRRLRTAFTLFGPVIREGSLEPLKCELRAFIEPFGVARNLDVYLDKHGEELGWRDQRVLRSARSESYDQVVEALNSQQKRDMLVDLVEWTASADWQQTGASRPIAKFARRRLDDAWNKVKRGGSQPGKLDEHQLHRLRINIKKLRYSAEFLAPLYRKKQVRAFVTSLERMQDCLGLIHDDMISREIIATYELAESGRTDIAERARQLAKLGGRFKRLKQAGRFWR
- a CDS encoding GDCCVxC domain-containing (seleno)protein, encoding MTELQSTLTCPQCGGKSLETMPTDACQFFFDCRHCGAVLRPLKGDCCVFCSYADVPCPPIQEARATGTSPSCC
- the merC gene encoding organomercurial transporter MerC, whose product is MLLQMSNPSIPHTVLRQKPTQGTRVVGSTGTIGAIIAAMSCTACFPALASLASAFGLGFLSQFEGVSIRYILPLFALVGLAANIISGLRHRNWVRMSLGIIGPLLVLAAALLMAIYSMPTEWLLYPGLLLMIMVAIWDLMSPANAR
- a CDS encoding heavy metal translocating P-type ATPase — protein: MTSRTHEETVVAEHAHCHHHSKVGHDHGTIVTDPVCGMKVDKRTAAHRCQLGGTDYYFCSAGCLDKFQANPSRYLNPDENDPIEVAAGTIWTCPMHPEIRRDGPGQCPICGMALEPLEPALDEGPNPELIDMSRRFWISAVLSLPLVILTFGAELFGWEPLPMRTSMWVQLALATPVVLWGGWPFFERFWASLQSRHLNMFTLIGLGIGVAYGYSVIASLTPQIFPASLRTMGGLVPVYFEAAAVITTLVLLGQVLELRARSATGKAIRALLSLAPKEARRVKDDGTEEDVPLEHVHVGDLLRIRPGEKVPVDGIVVEGHSSVDESMISGEPVPVEKLPGGKLTGATVNGTGSLLMRAERVGRDTMLSQIVRMVADAQRSRAPIQKLADQVSAWFVPGVVLVAVIAFVAWSLIGPEPRLAHALVNAIAVLIIACPCALGLATPMSIMVGTGRGASVGVLVKNAEALELMERVDTLVVDKTGTLTLGKPKLISVRPANGFQEADVLRLAASLERGSEHPLAAAIVEGAEELNLAPPSSSEFKSHTGKGVTGTVENRAVGLGNKSLLADLGIDSASLEAEADEHRAEGQGVMFVAIDGKLAGLLVVADPIKDSAPGAVAELQRNGVHVVMMTGDNRRTAEAVARRVGIEEVIADVLPNQKQAKVEELRKQNRRVAMAGDGINDAPALAAADVGIAMGTGTDVAMESAHVTLVKGDLVGIVRARHLSRATMRNIRENLFFSFVFNAAGVPIAAGVLYPSLGILLSPIIAGAAMAFSSVAVIGNSLRLNRVRLEVL